From the Acinetobacter wanghuae genome, one window contains:
- a CDS encoding putative porin has protein sequence MKKLAIASALLSALAITGTANAYQAEVGASAGLIDPDNGSSSGSFGVDGKYYFNPVQTRNAPLAEAAFLDRASNVGAKYQYDEVGDDERHQYGVSAEYFVPNSDFYVSGNVGRDDRKYANGADFDETVYGAEVGYLPAPGLLIAAGVKGYDNDYADGVDPTLRAKYVTTLSNGNDINLEAGAAFGDLDEYNLAADYFIDKTLSVGVDYYSKDTGPFDTNEFGVSARKFFTPQVSLEGRVGFGEIANNDYNKFGVAAKYRF, from the coding sequence AAGTTAGCAATTGCTTCGGCACTACTATCAGCTTTGGCGATTACAGGTACAGCAAATGCTTACCAAGCAGAAGTTGGTGCATCAGCAGGTTTAATTGATCCAGATAATGGCAGTTCAAGCGGCTCTTTCGGTGTCGATGGTAAATATTATTTCAATCCAGTTCAAACACGTAATGCACCGCTTGCAGAAGCTGCATTCTTAGACCGCGCAAGTAATGTTGGCGCAAAATACCAATATGATGAAGTCGGTGATGATGAACGTCATCAGTATGGCGTAAGCGCTGAATACTTCGTTCCAAATTCTGATTTTTATGTAAGTGGTAATGTCGGTCGTGATGATCGCAAATACGCAAATGGCGCAGATTTTGATGAAACTGTATATGGTGCAGAAGTAGGTTATCTTCCTGCTCCTGGTCTATTGATCGCAGCCGGTGTGAAAGGTTATGATAATGATTATGCCGACGGTGTAGATCCAACATTACGTGCTAAATACGTGACAACGCTAAGCAATGGTAATGATATCAACCTTGAAGCGGGTGCAGCATTTGGTGATCTAGATGAATACAATCTAGCAGCTGATTACTTCATCGACAAAACTTTAAGTGTAGGTGTAGATTACTACAGTAAAGATACAGGTCCATTTGATACCAATGAGTTCGGTGTAAGTGCACGTAAATTCTTCACACCACAAGTGAGTCTTGAAGGTCGTGTCGGTTTCGGTGAAATCGCTAACAATGACTACAACAAATTTGGTGTTGCTGCGAAATATCGTTTCTAA